From one Asterias amurensis chromosome 10, ASM3211899v1 genomic stretch:
- the LOC139943009 gene encoding monocarboxylate transporter 2-like codes for MMVRVCLERVLNSSIAIFREGGLHGWIAVLGLFTAKIAWAVLVKGMGMMLPTLQEQFDTSTWLIGWMVAFVSAGFEILGILATPLKERFGARTVVTVSGLVAGISMITASFLSSVYVMTFILTVFTGSALGISFVVTKHLIGSYFSKSVTTAYGVAGLGDPVAFLTVVPSIQLFLDTYGWRGTMLLLGALLLHLTVIGALMKPPAASRSQDGYEAAHTDEEQETGKDKLAPRNRCGCSCFNPLYSFARDTFQIGLFSSVSFWLVVALYSGWHMIYSGWVIYYVQYTTMSKQFTLEDASQFLFAFGIGRLTACFAIGPLVQSVQVVSTHIWLAGALLLVAVYYAVDPWLTSYLSIIVNAFVFGNAVSTVSTLSDVVVKETFDKEQMGHVFGWLGVVSGSASLLLLYLPGLIYDLTGDHTVAFSVMAGVQSMTVVAVLWLYWRQKHARRSSDSSI; via the exons ATGATGGTTCGTGTATGTTTAGAGCGAGTTTTAAACTCATCAATTGCTATTTTTCGAGAGGGCGGTCTTCATGGTTGGATTGCTGTGTTGGGTTTATTTACGGCCAAGATAGCCTGGGCTGTCTTAGTAAAAGGTATGGGTATGATGTTACCTACACTACAAGAACAGTTCGACACTTCGACTTGGTTAATTGGCTGGATGGTTGCTTTTGTAAGCGCGGGTTTTGAGATATTAG GTATACTAGCTACGCCACTTAAGGAGAGATTTGGCGCCAGGACTGTGGTGACAGTGAGTGGATTAGTTGCTGGTATCTCCATGATAACTGCGTCATTCCTATCCAGTGTTTACGTCATGACCTTCATCCTTACCGTATTTACAG gATCAGCGTTAGGCATATCATTCGTGGTAACGAAGCATCTGATTGGAAGCTATTTTAGTAAATCTGTCACAACAGCCTATGGCGTGGCGGGTCTAGGGGACCCTGTCGCCTTCCTGACCGTTGTGCCATCGATACAGCTCTTCCTAGATACCTACGGCTGGAGGGGAACAATGCTACTACTTGGAGCATTATTATTACATCTCACTGTCATTGGAGCTCTGATGAAACCACCTGCAGCTAGTAGGAGTCAAGATGGTTATGAGGCAGCTCACACAGACGAGGAGCAAGAGACCGGAAAAGACAAATTGGCACCGAGAAACCGATGTGGTTGTTCTTGTTTTAACCCCCTGTACTCATTTGCTAGAGATACATTCCAGATTGGTTTATTCTCCTCCGTATCATTCTGGTTGGTTGTGGCCTTATATTCTGGTTGGCATATGATTTACTCTGGATGGGTAATATACTATGTACAGTATACCACAATGTCTAAACAATTCACGCTGGAAGACGCATCACAATTCCTTTTCGCTTTTGGAATCGGGAGACTAACAGCTTGCTTTGCGATTGGTCCGTTAGTCCAATCTGTGCAGGTTGTCAGCACGCACATTTGGCTTGCTGGTGCTCTGCTTTTGGTTGCAGTTTACTATGCTGTCGATCCATGGTTGACGTCTTATTTGTCGATTATTGTTAATGCTTTCGTGTTTGGGAACGCCGTATCAACGGTTTCTACACTTTCAGATGTAGTAGTTAAAGAGACATTCGATAAAGAACAGATGGGCCACGTATTTGGATGGTTGGGAGTCGTGTCAGGTTCGGCATCACTTCTGCTCTTGTATTTGCCAG GATTGATTTACGACTTAACTGGAGACCACACCGTGGCTTTCAGTGTAATGGCTGGTGTACAATCAATGACTGTTGTTGCTGTACTGTGGTTATACTGGAGGCAGAAACACGCTCGAAGGTCATCCGATTCATCCATTTGA